The following are encoded together in the Chiroxiphia lanceolata isolate bChiLan1 chromosome 8, bChiLan1.pri, whole genome shotgun sequence genome:
- the ITPRIP gene encoding inositol 1,4,5-trisphosphate receptor-interacting protein, giving the protein MPVGIFRVCVLVITAIVNHPLFFPKENGTVPENTEEIIQKMKEREESLRLEQLRLEQEIADQEATQKALENAALVVEETKEEKVRWDIWTALSMVIFLLIELWRQDFQEGNWQDIGGEEDDMAVLGKAFKGVAFPNKAVLVSFYERRILGTTGDMARMREMVEGFADDLLEALRSVCNRDADMEVEDCMGVGSMYENWRVRKPFVCDLIVPFAPPEPYCFRCQTWCSGDSFPPDEQGYGTIKVCRADEDVTGCICDKTKLGEDMLCLLHSQVSTTRPSSEMEDLLCFKNTQYLDADQVMKWFQIAVTKAWNRISHKYEFDLSFSLLDSPGALKIKFRSGKSIAFNLTPVVQYENSDVYFISHFPRSSLAADVPSSTHWFLTFAVYERRFIHLVSKTLPANACHVSCLQILSFLHGKQCSLTGPSGLTNYHLKTAMLHLLQARPSQDWAPEKLEARLQDMLKFLEKCLHEKKLYHFFIGNGKVPAELGFPIVFQRAEPLNLFRPFVLRRDVYRKTVDTFHEMLRNMSALINEYTVHIPLAHTNGIRKESL; this is encoded by the coding sequence ATGCCTGTGGGAATCTTCCGGGTGTGCGTACTGGTGATTACAGCTATCGTCAACCACCCGCTCTTCTTCCCTAAGGAGAATGGCACTGTCCCCGAGAACACGGAAGAAATCATCCAGAAGATGAAGGAGCGGGAGGAGAGCCTTCGGCTGGAACAGTTGCGCTTGGAGCAGGAGATTGCAGACCAGGAAGCCACACAGAAGGCTCTGGAAAACGCTGCACTGGTAGTGGAGGAAACCAAAGAGGAAAAGGTCCGATGGGATATATGGACTGCCCTTTCCATGGTCATCTTTCTGCTGATCGAGCTCTGGAGGCAGGATTTCCAGGAAGGGAATTGGCAGGACATaggaggagaagaggatgaCATGGCTGTCCTGGGGAAAGCATTTAAAGGAGTAGCCTTCCCTAACAAGGCTGTCTTGGTCAGCTTTTATGAGAGGCGCATCCTGGGCACCACCGGAGACATGGCTAGGATGCGGGAGATGGTGGAAGGCTTTGCAGATGACCTGCTGGAAGCCTTGAGGAGTGTTTGTAACCGGGATGCTGACATGGAAGTGGAGGATTGCATGGGTGTGGGGAGCATGTATGAGAACTGGAGAGTGCGTAAACCTTTCGTCTGTGATCTGATAGTGCCTTTTGCCCCCCCGGAGCCATACTGCTTTCGCTGCCAGACCTGGTGCTCTGGGGACTCCTTTCCCCCAGATGAACAAGGTTATGGCACTATCAAGGTGTGCAGGGCAGATGAGGATGTGACAGGTTGCATCTGTGACAAGACTAAACTAGGGGAAGATATGCTGTGCCTCCTCCATAGCCAAGTCAGTACTACCAGGCCCAGCAGTGAGATGGAAGACCTCCTGTGCTTCAAAAATACTCAATATCTGGATGCCGATCAAGTCATGAAGTGGTTCCAGATTGCTGTCACCAAGGCCTGGAACAGAATCTCCCACAAGTATGAATTTGACCTTTCCTTCAGCCTCCTGGACTCACCAGGAGCCCTGAAGATAAAATTTAGATCAGGGAAATCAATTGCCTTCAACCTCACCCCTGTGGTGCAGTATGAAAACTCCGATGTTTACTTCATCTCCCATTTCCCTCggagcagcctggcagcagaTGTCCCCTCCAGCACTCACTGGTTTCTCACCTTTGCAGTCTACGAGAGGAGGTTCATCCATTTGGTCTCCAAAACACTACCTGCCAATGCCTGCCATGTCAGCTGCCTGCAgatcctctccttcctccatgGGAAGCAATGCAGCCTCACAGGTCCAAGTGGGCTCACCAACTACCACCTGAAGACAGCGATGCTGCATCTCCTGCAGGCACGTCCCAGTCAGGACTGGGCCCCAGAGAAGTTGGAGGCTCGTCTACAGGACATGCTGAAATTCCTGGAGAAATGTTTGCATGAAAAGAAGCTCTACCACTTCTTCATTGGCAATGGGAAGGtaccagcagagctgggtttCCCCATCGTATTTCAGAGGGCTGAGCCTCTCAACCTTTTCCGTCCCTTTGTGCTACGCAGGGACGTTTACAGGAAGACAGTGGACACGTTCCACGAGATGCTCAGGAACATGTCTGCACTAATAAATGAGTACACAGTGCACATTCCCCTTGCACACACCAATGGGATCCGTAAGGAATCCCTTTAA